One Tamlana carrageenivorans genomic region harbors:
- a CDS encoding thiazole synthase, which produces MKDTLKIADKTFTSRLFTGTGKFSNTRLMRESILASESELVTVALKRVDMDNESDDMLVHLKENHINLLPNTSGVRTAKEAVFAAQLAREALKTNWVKLEIHPDPKYLLPDPIETLKAAEELVKLGFVVMPYIHADPVLCKRLEEVGVQCVMPLGAPIGSNKGLKTNDFLEIIIEQSNVPVIVDAGIGAPSHAAFAMELGADAVLVNTAIAVSQNPVAMGKAFKMAVEAGRMAYNAKLAPVKKHAEASSPLTSFLN; this is translated from the coding sequence ATGAAAGACACCCTAAAAATAGCCGATAAAACCTTCACCTCACGATTGTTTACTGGCACTGGAAAATTTAGTAATACGCGTTTAATGCGCGAAAGTATTTTAGCTTCAGAAAGTGAACTGGTAACCGTGGCTTTAAAACGCGTTGACATGGATAACGAGTCGGATGATATGCTGGTGCATTTAAAAGAAAACCACATCAACTTACTACCAAATACATCTGGAGTTAGAACGGCCAAAGAAGCTGTTTTTGCCGCACAATTAGCTCGAGAAGCTTTAAAAACCAATTGGGTAAAATTAGAAATTCATCCTGACCCAAAATATTTATTACCCGATCCTATAGAAACCTTAAAAGCTGCTGAAGAGTTAGTGAAATTAGGTTTTGTAGTCATGCCATACATTCATGCCGATCCAGTGTTATGCAAGCGTTTAGAAGAAGTAGGTGTACAATGTGTGATGCCTTTAGGCGCTCCAATTGGCAGTAATAAAGGTTTAAAAACAAACGATTTTTTAGAAATCATCATTGAGCAAAGCAATGTTCCTGTTATTGTAGACGCTGGTATTGGCGCCCCATCGCATGCGGCATTCGCTATGGAATTAGGAGCAGATGCCGTTTTAGTGAATACTGCCATCGCCGTTTCTCAAAACCCTGTAGCTATGGGTAAAGCCTTTAAAATGGCTGTAGAAGCTGGTAGAATGGCTTATAATGCAAAATTAGCACCCGTTAAAAAACACGCCGAAGCTAGTAGCCCATTAACATCATTTTTAAATTAA
- the thiH gene encoding 2-iminoacetate synthase ThiH translates to MKNTFRDTFDLYDWDTLEHDIYGFSEADVKNVLAKDKITLDDFKVLISPAATPFLEQMAQRSHELTKKRFGNTIQMYIPMYLSNECQNICTYCGFSMTNKIPRKTLSDAEILKEVAHIKSLGYDHILLVTGEANRTVGVSYLKHAIALVRNHFSNISIEVQPLDQEEYETLITEGLYAVLVYQETYHEATYKIHHPKGKKSNFNYRLDTPDRLGKAGIHKIGLGALFGLEDWRVDSFYTALHLKYLQKTYWKTKYSISFPRLRPHQGEVQPKVEMTDKDLVQLICAYRLLDEDVELSMSTRESETFRNHIIKLGITSISAESKTNPGGYAVEPQSLEQFEISDERSTDAIKEMIQSQGYEVVWKDWDRSYVNSF, encoded by the coding sequence ATGAAAAACACCTTCCGAGACACTTTTGATCTATACGACTGGGACACCTTAGAACATGACATATATGGGTTTTCTGAAGCTGATGTGAAAAACGTATTGGCAAAAGATAAAATAACTTTAGACGATTTTAAAGTACTTATTTCGCCAGCCGCTACACCGTTTTTAGAGCAAATGGCTCAACGTAGCCATGAGCTCACTAAAAAGCGATTTGGGAATACCATTCAGATGTATATCCCTATGTATTTATCCAATGAATGCCAAAATATATGTACCTACTGCGGATTTAGTATGACCAATAAAATTCCACGTAAAACCTTAAGTGATGCCGAAATTTTAAAAGAAGTGGCTCACATAAAAAGTTTAGGTTACGATCATATTTTATTGGTTACCGGTGAAGCTAATAGAACCGTTGGAGTCTCCTATTTGAAACACGCCATTGCCTTAGTTAGAAACCATTTTTCAAACATCAGTATTGAAGTGCAGCCATTGGATCAAGAGGAATACGAAACGCTCATTACTGAAGGCTTATATGCTGTTTTGGTATATCAAGAAACCTATCACGAAGCGACTTACAAAATACATCATCCGAAAGGAAAAAAATCAAATTTTAATTACCGTTTAGACACCCCCGATCGCTTAGGCAAAGCAGGTATACACAAAATTGGTTTGGGCGCTTTATTCGGATTAGAAGATTGGCGTGTTGATAGTTTTTATACGGCATTGCATTTAAAATACCTTCAAAAAACGTATTGGAAAACAAAATATTCAATTTCATTTCCACGATTACGTCCGCATCAAGGTGAAGTACAACCCAAAGTTGAAATGACCGATAAAGATTTAGTGCAACTCATTTGTGCATATCGTTTGTTGGATGAAGATGTCGAATTATCAATGTCTACACGCGAAAGTGAAACCTTTAGAAATCACATCATCAAATTAGGAATTACATCTATAAGTGCTGAATCTAAAACCAACCCCGGTGGTTACGCTGTAGAACCTCAATCTTTGGAGCAATTTGAAATTTCCGATGAACGTTCAACTGATGCTATTAAAGAAATGATTCAATCGCAGGGTTACGAAGTGGTTTGGAAAGATTGGGATAGAAGTTATGTGAATTCATTTTAA